The Hevea brasiliensis isolate MT/VB/25A 57/8 chromosome 9, ASM3005281v1, whole genome shotgun sequence nucleotide sequence aaatatttttttaattaaaaagaaaattaaattttttttaaggaaaaaaagttattttctgaaatttgataattttattaaaaataaataaataaatatatatatataatataaatatataatattaatttaatattataattaaataataaaaaaatatttttataaaaatatttttttttaaaaataattactaTAGAAATATTTTTTCatctataaattattttttattaaaaaaataaaaatttagtttaatataaattatcttttaaaaaataaatggagcgtaaattgttttatttatttattttattttttcaaagcGTTGCTTAAGTTCATTAGCGAAGCACGTGCAAGTTATTTGACATTGGCAATTGCTCCCTGGAGCCACGACGCCTGGACATAAAAACTAACATTCAAGATTTGGTATTCTACCCAAAATCACCAACCTACCCTTCCCACTTGCCAGGCGCTAAAATAAAATCTGTAATAACGGCGACCAAATGGTTACACACAGTTGAAACTTGAACGGGCATATTATAGTTTTTTTTCCCCTCTTTTTCTTAAGAATTTTTATCACTTTTATCCTCTGTTAATATGAAATTTCACATTTAATTTTGAGTGTGACATAAATTACTTTTCTCTgtattaaaatattaaacaaaaaaaaaaaaaaaaattttttattgtcTCATATTTTTCACTATGGAACCATCGACCCAATCTAGTTCATTCAAGAAGAGTAGAAGATATACAACACAGTTAGAcgtgtatattttattttattattattattaattatttaatcgatATGGTCCTTGTTGTATTGGAAGTAACAAATGAATTTCTTATTTAAAAGGGTAaacaaaatattatattattttttcttaGTGGATGTAATGCACTGTTTGGAGACGTTTGTATGTGACTCTGTGGTCGCTGCTTGTACAGTTTTCCTTGATTATGGCATAATGCTCTCCTAGTGCCAGACACTACCCTCTGTTTTGGAACTAAGTACGGGCGGGAAGGAAAGTGAGGGAAGAGAAAATGAGGGGAAAGAAAGTGCGGAGAAAATAACTTTAATTTGTTTGAGAAATGTAAATTATAAAGGACCGGAAGCTCAAGTAACTTAATTaacaaccaataaaaagagaacaCGTTTGGGAGTGTTCAACACTATCAAACGTTTTGAATATCGGCCAGGTACCTTAATGTTTCCATAAAAGGAAACGTGCACATAGTGTTTGCATGCCATTTGGCAATGACTCAGGAACTCATTCACCAAACAGAAAGACATTTGCATGGCCTGCGGAGGTTGCAAGCTCAGCAAGATCACCCACACTCGACAGCATTTACTATATTGCGCATTCCACCCTACGAcggtttaaaattttttttatgataataGGTAAAATcctagtatttttaattatttttaaaaaatataaaagataattgaatttttattacatttacattttaataaaattttaaggaAATAGGAGTATTTTGCTATTTTATGATATTAGACGATTTAGATCAAGATCTAGTAGGTTCAAGAAGAATGTAGAAGGGTCTTTATTCGATGAGGggctttttaatatatatatatatatatatatatatttatatagtttgAAGCAATATTAAAATATTGTATTCTGTGAAGTGGGGAGAGAAACCATGTGGATATGTGGGAATTGAATAAGAACAAATTGACAGAAGGGGAACAAGGGCGATTATTAGTTGTAGAACGCCAACCTTTGCCTTTTGCTCTATCCAATACAATTTTTGATATTCACCGCTTGTCAAGTGTAaggttattaataaattaaaattgtaattacttaataaattaaaataaaaaaattacttaTAATTATTGCTACGTATCTAGATATAATATaagagaaaattaaataaaaaaaaagaaaattttcaaagAAATTTTAATAGAGTTTATATTCCATGCATAAGGATTTATCTCTCGGTTATAGCCTTTGGTCCTGTTCCCTACCAACCGAGCAAAAACTTGATTGCTATTTAACCTCTAAAACTTGCTATTTTTTATTGTGGCCCAATCTAGCAATTTTAAGTGAGATTTCCTTCGTATGTTGTGGGGTCTACTAGTCTCCAccttccaccaatcaaatttcaaaaaatattttttttaaaaaaaaaaaaaagagaaattccCATTCTTTATTTCGTTGGACATGAACGGGTCCCAGACCATACCTCCACCATGCCATTCTTACCCTTGGAAGTTCCAGACGTTTCCTAGAGGACCACCCTCACTCCGGCTTTCCTCTTCCCTGCACTTGCCAAATGAGGAAAGGTGCtagaaaattatattattaaaatacatAATAAAAAAACCAACCAAGAACTCTAGAACTTTCTATTGATTTTTATAATATATCTCCTTGGCTCTGTTTAAGAGGTTTTTGAACACGTCCGGGCTTTCCTTGCTTATGTGAATCACAGCCTACCAACTTCGACACGCTATAGCCGAACTTCCCCAAAAGGAAAACAGGGCAGGAAACAAAAAATTCtctttctgaaaaaaaaaaaaaaaaatcaaatcgatcttttttcttctcctttttgtCAAAATCACCTACCGTTTTCTGTTATTTGTGCTGAATTTTTTGTAGTGCTTCTCTCCAGAGTTCAACTTTAGATTTGTTTATCTACTACTTTACTTACGATTCTAGCTCCTACAAGTATCCTCTGTTTTTGTTTTTTACTTTCAAATTACGGAAACTGGTAAAGGGATCAATCCAACTGCAACGATGAATCCATATTACGCGGTGAAGGAAGAGTACCCAGGATCAAGCTTGTCGCAGTCCCGTGATGAACCACCAATAACTGTCCTGCCGCAACCGATGGAAGGGCTGCATGACACGGGACCACCACCATTCCTGACCAAGACTTTAGAGATGGTGGATGACCCAATTACCAATCATGTAGTTTCTTGGAGCACAGAAGGTACTAGCTTCGTTGTGTGGGATCCTCATTCTTTCTCCACAAACCTCCTGCCTAGATATTTCAAGCACAATAACTTCTCCAGCTTTGTTAGGCAGCTTAACACTTATGTAAGCATTATAAACtataattcttcaattctcctttgtcatcatcttcttcttcttcttcttcttcagtctTGCTTTGGGGGAAAAAAAATTCACGTGATTCCTTTTTAATCGGAGTTCATTCCTGTATTGGTAGCAGGTTTATTTGTTATTCTTCTTCTTGGGTGAGGGTGTTGTTTAATTGGTTGtttcttttatatttaatttaaatatttttatgctTAAGGAAAGGTGACGATGTCCTATTGAAGGAAGATGACTATTTTATTCACCAGCAAAGAAGATTGTTCTCAAGAGGTTCTGGAATGTTCATGCAAGTGGAACTTTGATATGAATCTCCTTTTTCTCCCTCTGCAAAATGCTCATTGGttccaatttttattattttattatttatcaatGTAGTTGGGGCACTTCTTTGATTTAATTTCGTTTTCCCAATGGCCTTTTCTGCATCTGGCCATGTGGGGCCTTGCTGTATTTGGATTTGGTGCTAGAAGTAAAAGATTCAGTATACAGTCCTCTGTTTCCAAATGcaatttggtaaaatttaattgttagtgGAACCTGGTAATTGATAGTTTTAATCCTGCAGGGATTTAAAAAGATAGACCCTGATAGATGGGAGTTTGCCAATGAAGGGTTTCTAAGGGGCCAGAAGCATCTCCTGAGAACCATCAAGAGAAGAAAGACACCTTCTCAGCCTCTGCCTCAACAACAACCTTTGGATGCTTGTGTTGAAGTTGGCAGGTTCGGATTGGATAGAGAAATTGATCGATTGAAGCGCGACAAGCAATTTCTAATGATGGAATTAGTGAAGCTCAGGCATCAACAACAGAACACTAGAGCCTATATTCAGGCTATCGAACAAAGGCTACAAGGTACAGAAATAAAGCAGCAGCAAATGATGCAATTCTTGGCCAGAGCGGTGCAGAATCCAGCTTTTTTACAGCAACTAGCCCAGAATAAGGATAAGAGAAAAGAACTTGAAGAAGCAATGACCAAAAAAAGAAGAAGGCCTATTGATCAAGGAACTAGTGGTGCTGAATCAAGCTATAGTGGTGAGAGTAGAAATGCCATCAAAGCTGAGCCTCTAGAGCTTGGAGATTATGGGTTTGAAGTTTCAGAGCTGGAAGCACTTGCATTGGAAATGCAAGGATATGGTAGGGCGAGGAGAGGCCAAGAGGAAGGAGAAGAAGATATAGAGCCACCAGAAAGTGGAGATAGAGAACTTGATGAGGGATTTTGGGATGAATTATTAAGTGAGAGTAATAGAGGAGGTGAAGATGAAGATGTAAATGTATTGGCTGAGCGATTGGGTTATTTGGGTTCCAGTCCGAAGTAAAGAAATTGAAGCCTTCTTTATTGTTCATCATCATCGTggatcatttcttcaattatcatTTGGCAGACTTTTCATTCCACGGTTGATTTGTCAGTAACACCCTCGTATTTTTGTACAATTAGGTCCTTAAAATACCATTAGCCTATAATTTTTCATCTGGATTTCTTGGTATTGACAGGATAGGAGAATAGCAAAGCAGTGTATCCGTGGAAAATATTTGTATTTCTGGTGTTTCTAACCCTTTATTTTAATCatctttgttctttttttttttttttttttcccttcagcACATCATGTCTTCTTAATCTTTCTCTAATCTTGGTTAGGTACTTAGGTTGCAGCAGGGCTTGGACAGAATCTGGTTGTCCCTATCATGATTTGTTTCGAGGTTCTTGACCCTTTTTCCATTTTTCCCCTGGACTATC carries:
- the LOC131183032 gene encoding heat stress transcription factor A-6b-like translates to MNPYYAVKEEYPGSSLSQSRDEPPITVLPQPMEGLHDTGPPPFLTKTLEMVDDPITNHVVSWSTEGTSFVVWDPHSFSTNLLPRYFKHNNFSSFVRQLNTYGFKKIDPDRWEFANEGFLRGQKHLLRTIKRRKTPSQPLPQQQPLDACVEVGRFGLDREIDRLKRDKQFLMMELVKLRHQQQNTRAYIQAIEQRLQGTEIKQQQMMQFLARAVQNPAFLQQLAQNKDKRKELEEAMTKKRRRPIDQGTSGAESSYSGESRNAIKAEPLELGDYGFEVSELEALALEMQGYGRARRGQEEGEEDIEPPESGDRELDEGFWDELLSESNRGGEDEDVNVLAERLGYLGSSPK